A region from the uncultured Holophaga sp. genome encodes:
- the topA gene encoding type I DNA topoisomerase gives MTKLVIVESPSKAKTITKYLGKGYKVMASVGHIRDLPKKLGVDVENGFQEEYEISPAKQKVVTELKAAAKSADELILATDPDREGEAISWHLTEAIKPPKGMPVKRVLFHEITPSGIQKAMEQPTQINRSLVDAQRARRVLDRLVGYKVSQVLWDKVKRGLSAGRVQSVAVRLIVDREREIQAFNPVEYWVLKGRFSAKLPPQFWMRLTRLSGSALQLGNKEAKRRIENEEQAHTLRDRIQDADWKVTDLVTKEKKRNPGAPYTTAKLQQDAAQKLRMSVTRTMQTAQRLYEGIDFGEGPIGLITYMRTDSPRLAPEAVEAVRDYVGKTYGQEYLPAKARVFRGKSSAQEAHEAIRPTDITRTPETLRGRLDSDQFRLYALIWRRTVACQMEAARFDETVVAASSALQGGEEATFEAKGEIERFPGWLAVYRASQEEQKAEALSDSAPAEDEEEELVGLPPLILGEHLKLDKLETDQQFTKPPARFSEATLVKELEEDGIGRPSTYASIIATIVDRDYVRKVEGRFKPTELGMVVTDLLVQGFRELMDPSYTSGLENQLDRVEEGEISFLKAMKDFYGPFEKLLSNAGSEMANLKAGIPTDRTCKKCGAPLLKRIGKNGLFLGCSKYPECDHTEELEALEEPADAPECPLCGATPMNLRKGQWGPFWACPNYPSCKGIVKADPKGLPVPPDVPTGEKCPTCGKEYVKRHGRYGEFICCVDYPKCKTVKKEILAVPCPKCGGDLSPRKSRFGKAFFGCTNYPKCDFTAWDKPVPRSCPKCGSSYMTEKTRKPRGKDPITVLLCPQCKHEEPL, from the coding sequence TTGACCAAGCTCGTCATCGTCGAAAGCCCGTCCAAAGCCAAAACCATCACCAAGTACCTCGGCAAGGGGTACAAGGTCATGGCTTCCGTGGGTCACATCCGCGACCTGCCGAAGAAGCTCGGGGTGGATGTGGAGAATGGCTTCCAGGAGGAATACGAGATTTCCCCCGCCAAGCAGAAGGTGGTAACCGAGCTGAAGGCCGCCGCCAAATCCGCCGACGAGCTGATCCTCGCCACTGACCCTGACCGCGAGGGTGAAGCCATCTCCTGGCACCTCACCGAGGCCATCAAGCCCCCCAAGGGCATGCCGGTGAAGCGGGTCCTCTTCCACGAGATCACCCCCTCGGGCATTCAGAAGGCCATGGAGCAGCCCACCCAGATCAACCGGAGCCTGGTGGACGCCCAGCGGGCCCGGCGGGTGCTGGACCGCCTGGTGGGTTACAAGGTGAGCCAGGTGCTCTGGGACAAGGTCAAGCGGGGTCTCAGTGCCGGCCGGGTGCAGAGCGTAGCCGTCCGCCTCATCGTGGATCGCGAGCGGGAGATCCAGGCCTTCAACCCTGTCGAGTACTGGGTCCTCAAGGGCCGCTTCAGCGCCAAGCTTCCCCCCCAGTTCTGGATGCGCCTCACCCGCCTGAGCGGGAGCGCCCTGCAGCTCGGCAACAAGGAGGCCAAGCGCCGCATCGAGAATGAGGAGCAGGCCCATACCCTGAGGGACCGCATCCAGGACGCAGACTGGAAGGTCACGGACCTGGTGACCAAGGAGAAGAAGCGCAACCCAGGGGCCCCTTACACCACCGCCAAGCTCCAGCAGGACGCCGCCCAGAAGCTGCGCATGAGCGTGACCCGCACCATGCAGACCGCCCAGCGGCTCTACGAGGGCATCGACTTCGGCGAGGGCCCCATCGGCCTCATCACCTACATGAGAACGGACTCCCCACGACTGGCCCCCGAGGCCGTGGAAGCTGTGCGGGACTACGTGGGCAAGACCTATGGTCAGGAGTACCTCCCCGCCAAGGCCCGGGTCTTCCGGGGCAAGAGCAGTGCCCAGGAGGCCCACGAAGCCATCCGCCCCACGGACATCACCCGCACTCCCGAGACCCTTCGCGGGCGCCTGGACAGCGACCAGTTCCGCCTCTATGCCCTCATCTGGCGCCGCACAGTGGCCTGCCAGATGGAGGCCGCCCGCTTCGACGAGACCGTGGTGGCGGCCTCCAGCGCCCTCCAGGGGGGCGAAGAGGCCACCTTCGAGGCCAAGGGTGAGATCGAGCGCTTCCCAGGCTGGCTGGCGGTCTACCGGGCCAGTCAGGAGGAGCAGAAGGCCGAAGCCCTGAGTGACAGCGCCCCCGCTGAAGACGAGGAGGAGGAGCTGGTGGGCCTCCCCCCCCTGATCCTCGGCGAGCACCTGAAGCTGGATAAGCTCGAGACCGATCAGCAGTTCACCAAGCCCCCGGCACGCTTTTCCGAGGCGACCCTGGTGAAGGAACTGGAGGAGGACGGCATCGGTCGTCCCTCCACCTATGCCAGCATCATCGCCACCATCGTGGACCGCGACTATGTCCGCAAGGTGGAGGGGCGCTTCAAGCCCACGGAACTGGGCATGGTGGTGACCGACCTGCTGGTCCAGGGCTTCCGGGAGCTCATGGACCCCAGCTACACCTCCGGCCTGGAGAACCAGCTGGATCGCGTCGAAGAGGGCGAGATCAGCTTCCTCAAGGCCATGAAGGACTTCTACGGCCCCTTCGAGAAGCTCCTGAGCAACGCCGGCTCGGAGATGGCCAACCTCAAGGCGGGCATCCCCACAGACCGCACCTGCAAGAAGTGCGGAGCCCCCCTCCTCAAGCGCATCGGCAAGAACGGGCTCTTCCTGGGCTGTTCGAAGTACCCGGAGTGCGACCACACCGAAGAACTGGAGGCCCTGGAGGAACCGGCGGACGCCCCGGAATGCCCCCTCTGCGGTGCCACCCCCATGAACCTCCGCAAGGGACAATGGGGGCCCTTCTGGGCCTGCCCGAACTACCCCTCCTGCAAGGGCATCGTGAAGGCTGATCCCAAGGGTCTCCCCGTGCCCCCCGACGTGCCCACCGGGGAGAAGTGCCCAACCTGCGGGAAGGAGTACGTCAAGCGCCATGGCCGCTACGGCGAGTTCATCTGCTGCGTGGACTACCCCAAGTGCAAGACCGTCAAGAAAGAGATCCTCGCAGTTCCCTGCCCCAAGTGCGGCGGTGACCTGAGCCCCCGCAAGTCCCGCTTCGGCAAGGCCTTCTTCGGGTGCACCAACTACCCCAAATGCGACTTCACCGCCTGGGACAAGCCCGTGCCCCGCTCCTGCCCCAAGTGCGGCAGCAGCTACATGACCGAGAAGACCCGGAAGCCCCGGGGAAAGGACCCGATCACGGTCCTCCTCTGCCCCCAGTGCAAGCATGAGGAGCCGCTGTAG
- a CDS encoding DNA-processing protein DprA: MQTSLWALAFAVLPWAEGRKAALWGALAQGVEAPLSPAEVRDLERLERSLPARRLEASARGARLVLPGEEGVDRLLESLPYPVALWVKGSLPGPGPALAVVGSRKASREGRTRAWRWGRELAREGVQVLSGLARGIDGAAHLGALEAGPTWGLLGSGLDHPYPPEHTGLMERMAASGGGVITPFPPEAPPLRWHFPRRNLILAAWVQGVVVVEAGLRSGSLQTARLALDLGREVWACPGSPENPGMEGVNHLLREGAAHLCRGPSDILEDLNLERRA, encoded by the coding sequence ATGCAGACCTCCCTCTGGGCCCTTGCATTCGCCGTCCTCCCCTGGGCAGAGGGGCGGAAGGCGGCGCTCTGGGGGGCGCTTGCCCAGGGCGTGGAGGCGCCCCTCAGCCCTGCTGAAGTCCGGGATCTGGAGCGACTGGAGCGCAGCCTGCCCGCCAGGAGACTGGAGGCTTCAGCACGGGGGGCACGCCTGGTCCTGCCGGGCGAGGAGGGTGTGGACCGCCTGCTGGAGTCTCTGCCCTATCCGGTGGCCCTCTGGGTGAAGGGGAGCCTGCCGGGACCGGGTCCGGCCCTGGCGGTGGTGGGAAGCCGGAAGGCCAGCCGCGAAGGCCGCACCAGGGCCTGGCGATGGGGCCGGGAGCTCGCCAGAGAGGGCGTCCAGGTCCTCTCGGGCCTGGCTCGGGGCATTGATGGCGCCGCCCACCTCGGAGCCCTGGAGGCAGGCCCCACCTGGGGGCTCCTGGGCTCGGGCCTTGATCACCCCTACCCCCCGGAGCACACCGGACTCATGGAGCGGATGGCAGCCTCCGGCGGGGGGGTCATCACCCCCTTCCCGCCGGAGGCCCCTCCCCTCAGGTGGCACTTCCCCAGACGGAACCTGATCCTGGCAGCCTGGGTGCAGGGTGTGGTGGTGGTGGAGGCGGGACTCCGCTCGGGCTCCCTCCAGACGGCCCGGTTGGCTCTGGACCTCGGGCGTGAGGTCTGGGCCTGTCCGGGATCCCCTGAAAATCCAGGCATGGAAGGGGTCAATCACCTCCTGCGGGAAGGGGCGGCCCACCTCTGCCGGGGCCCCTCGGACATCCTCGAGGACCTCAATCTGGAGAGAAGGGCTTGA
- the lepB gene encoding signal peptidase I, which produces MKHPALYPMAMALALSPLLFVHPVRIQGESMAPTLQSGQLCWALRAWCSRAPHRGDIWVVQSPEGQMVKRVIALPGERLELQDGTFMLDEHPLEEDYVQHPERGSAGPWEAGRGYLLLGDNRPASRDGRQWGSLNRKRLSSRLLIK; this is translated from the coding sequence ATGAAACACCCGGCGCTCTACCCCATGGCCATGGCCCTGGCCCTGAGCCCCCTGCTCTTCGTCCATCCGGTCCGGATCCAGGGGGAGAGCATGGCGCCCACCCTCCAGAGCGGCCAGCTCTGCTGGGCTCTGAGAGCCTGGTGCAGCCGGGCGCCGCATCGTGGGGACATCTGGGTGGTGCAATCCCCCGAGGGGCAGATGGTCAAGCGGGTCATCGCCCTCCCGGGGGAGCGCCTGGAGCTGCAGGATGGCACTTTCATGCTGGATGAGCACCCCTTGGAAGAGGACTATGTCCAGCACCCGGAGCGGGGCAGCGCCGGTCCCTGGGAGGCGGGCCGGGGCTATCTGCTTTTGGGGGACAATCGCCCGGCCAGCCGGGACGGGCGTCAGTGGGGTTCCCTCAACCGGAAGCGACTGAGCAGCCGACTTTTGATAAAATGA
- a CDS encoding 6-carboxytetrahydropterin synthase has translation MSESAPVPRIFQAAVERSLSVLFRGRDGALSGHDYRVEVVAETARLDAFDVVVDFRDLEAALDTLIAPLDGRCLEAPLDTPEALCRHFLEQLSPRVPAPARLSGITLADGRGRRLSLHA, from the coding sequence ATGTCCGAGTCCGCCCCCGTCCCGAGGATCTTCCAGGCCGCCGTGGAGCGGTCTCTCTCCGTCCTTTTCCGGGGCCGGGACGGAGCCCTCAGCGGCCACGACTACCGGGTCGAGGTGGTCGCAGAGACCGCCAGGCTGGACGCCTTTGATGTGGTGGTGGACTTCCGGGACCTGGAGGCCGCCCTGGACACCCTCATCGCCCCCCTGGACGGGCGCTGTCTGGAGGCCCCGCTGGACACCCCGGAAGCCCTCTGCCGGCACTTCTTGGAGCAGCTCAGCCCCAGGGTCCCTGCACCGGCCCGGCTCTCCGGAATCACCCTCGCCGATGGCCGGGGACGGAGGCTCTCCCTCCACGCATGA
- a CDS encoding electron-transfer flavoprotein:ubiquinone oxidoreductase, translated as MSPAPSREELALDVLFVGGGPACLAALWRLLDLVEAHNRRPGVRKLEGLCFGLIEKAEGFGDHAFSGAILDPSSLRELCPDFLARGFPSEGVVQAEEVWVLSSDHGGVKLPVLPTFLGNRGAHVVSLSRMVRWMAELIGAREVPGVEVLLLPGFAGQEVLWEGGRVAGVRTADRGLDGEGRPRVDHQPGTDLKARVTVFGEGPRGHLARELEAVLGLQAQSPHPQVFEMGVKEVWELPEGRLLPGSVLHCTGWPQEEGESGGGFLYGLSGNRAALGFVVSLDTRDPFADAHECLQRLKGHPRFAEVLEGGRPVEYGAKALAIGGWHAMPRLAFEGGMLLGDAAQMVDAARLKGIHLGLKAGLCAAECLLDALLEDAFDELSLQRYAEAFRMSWAGQELRASRGVHGILSRGPEPMAALKLGLSRVTGGWVPGGGRAPQSDADRTSTTEAYYGKPGIHRCDLGPGVHPDGRWILGKLDALFLSGTRHDERQPCHLHLVGDPGICAQCHATMGAPCTVFCPAQVYEMRSPSGGEGPRLEIAFANCLHCKTCDIKCPGRNVIWTPPQGGGGPRYTLC; from the coding sequence ATGTCACCAGCCCCGTCTCGGGAGGAACTCGCTCTCGATGTCCTCTTCGTGGGGGGCGGACCGGCCTGTCTGGCCGCCCTCTGGCGTCTCCTGGATCTGGTGGAGGCCCACAACCGCCGTCCCGGTGTCCGGAAGCTGGAGGGGCTCTGTTTCGGGCTCATCGAGAAGGCCGAGGGGTTCGGGGATCATGCCTTTTCGGGAGCGATCCTGGACCCCTCGAGCCTGCGGGAGCTCTGTCCGGACTTCCTCGCCAGGGGCTTTCCCTCCGAGGGGGTGGTGCAGGCTGAGGAAGTCTGGGTGCTCAGCTCGGACCACGGGGGGGTGAAGCTCCCGGTGCTGCCTACCTTCCTGGGGAATCGGGGGGCTCATGTGGTCTCCCTGTCCAGGATGGTCCGCTGGATGGCGGAGCTGATCGGCGCGAGGGAAGTCCCCGGGGTGGAGGTGCTCCTGCTCCCGGGTTTCGCTGGCCAGGAGGTGCTCTGGGAGGGAGGCCGGGTGGCCGGAGTGCGCACCGCCGACCGGGGGCTGGATGGGGAGGGGCGCCCGCGGGTGGACCATCAGCCCGGAACGGATCTGAAGGCGAGGGTGACGGTCTTCGGTGAGGGCCCCCGGGGCCACTTGGCCCGGGAACTGGAGGCGGTGCTGGGGCTGCAGGCCCAGAGCCCACACCCTCAGGTCTTCGAGATGGGGGTCAAGGAGGTGTGGGAGTTGCCCGAAGGGCGGCTTTTACCTGGCTCCGTCCTCCACTGCACGGGCTGGCCCCAGGAGGAGGGAGAGTCCGGTGGGGGCTTCCTGTACGGCCTGTCGGGAAACCGGGCCGCGCTGGGCTTCGTTGTCAGCCTGGACACCCGGGACCCCTTTGCCGACGCCCATGAGTGCCTCCAGCGCCTGAAGGGTCACCCGCGCTTCGCGGAGGTCCTGGAGGGGGGGCGCCCGGTGGAATACGGGGCCAAAGCCCTGGCCATCGGCGGCTGGCACGCCATGCCCCGTCTGGCCTTCGAGGGGGGGATGCTCCTCGGCGATGCTGCCCAGATGGTGGATGCCGCCCGGCTCAAAGGGATCCACCTGGGCCTGAAGGCCGGGCTCTGCGCAGCCGAGTGTCTTCTGGACGCCCTGCTGGAGGATGCCTTCGATGAGCTCAGTCTCCAGCGCTATGCCGAGGCCTTCAGGATGTCCTGGGCGGGACAGGAGCTCAGGGCCTCCCGGGGTGTCCACGGGATCCTGTCGCGTGGGCCGGAGCCCATGGCCGCGCTGAAGCTGGGGCTGAGCCGAGTCACCGGGGGCTGGGTCCCCGGTGGGGGACGAGCTCCCCAGAGCGATGCCGACCGGACATCCACCACGGAGGCCTACTATGGCAAGCCGGGAATTCACCGATGCGATCTCGGACCCGGAGTGCACCCCGATGGCAGGTGGATCCTGGGCAAGCTCGATGCCCTCTTCCTCTCGGGCACCCGACATGATGAGCGGCAGCCCTGCCATCTGCACCTCGTGGGGGATCCAGGGATCTGTGCCCAATGCCATGCCACCATGGGTGCCCCCTGCACGGTCTTCTGCCCCGCCCAGGTCTACGAAATGAGGTCCCCTTCCGGGGGAGAGGGGCCGCGATTGGAGATCGCCTTCGCCAACTGCCTCCACTGCAAGACCTGCGATATCAAGTGCCCTGGGCGGAATGTGATCTGGACGCCACCCCAGGGTGGAGGCGGCCCGCGCTATACCCTATGCTGA
- a CDS encoding Trm112 family protein, with protein MSLDPRLLDILCCPAEAAGVPCHGVLEERGQGLLCRKCGLHYPIVDGIPVMLPDQASRKEER; from the coding sequence ATGAGCCTTGATCCCCGCCTTCTCGACATCCTGTGCTGCCCCGCCGAGGCAGCGGGAGTGCCCTGTCACGGTGTCCTTGAGGAGCGCGGGCAGGGTCTGCTCTGCCGGAAGTGCGGTCTGCACTATCCCATCGTGGACGGGATCCCCGTCATGCTGCCGGACCAGGCCAGCCGCAAGGAAGAACGATGA
- the rfaE1 gene encoding D-glycero-beta-D-manno-heptose-7-phosphate kinase, whose translation MRLERSRAEALLQRVRGRRVAILGDLMLDEYLFGEVTRISPEAPVPIVRVTRERSVLGGAANVAANLKALGAQPILLGTLQNDAAGNRLLGLLAKLEVGADGLVFDSSRPTIIKTRVIGLQQQMLRIDREDPGLLEPAVVGGLCEALERALETAEALIISDYAKGVVGEGLMDRVREVCMKRDIPWIVDPKPDHREFYHGATLMTPNTRELVELAGTPVRTEAEFLKAAKRLAEDLGLKGLLVTRSEKGMALISPETGHRDPWIIPTEAREVFDVSGAGDTVIAAFSAAVASGADWKEAAMLANAAAGVVVAKVGTATATPTEILEHYREQEAQ comes from the coding sequence ATGAGACTTGAACGAAGCCGGGCTGAGGCCCTTCTCCAGCGGGTCCGGGGACGCCGGGTGGCCATCCTCGGCGACCTGATGCTCGACGAATACCTCTTCGGTGAGGTGACCCGGATCTCCCCCGAGGCTCCGGTCCCCATCGTGCGGGTGACCCGTGAGAGGTCTGTCCTCGGCGGTGCGGCCAATGTCGCGGCCAACCTCAAGGCCCTCGGGGCCCAGCCCATCCTCCTGGGCACCCTGCAGAACGACGCTGCGGGCAACCGTCTCCTGGGTCTGCTGGCCAAGCTGGAGGTGGGAGCCGATGGACTGGTTTTCGACTCGTCGCGACCGACCATCATCAAGACTCGGGTCATCGGCCTCCAGCAGCAGATGCTCCGGATCGACCGGGAGGATCCGGGCCTTCTGGAGCCTGCCGTTGTCGGGGGGCTCTGCGAAGCCCTCGAGCGGGCGCTTGAGACGGCGGAGGCCCTGATCATCTCCGACTACGCCAAGGGCGTGGTCGGAGAAGGTCTCATGGATCGGGTCCGGGAGGTCTGCATGAAGCGGGACATCCCCTGGATCGTCGATCCCAAGCCCGACCACCGCGAGTTCTACCATGGGGCCACCCTCATGACACCCAATACCCGGGAGTTGGTGGAGCTGGCCGGAACGCCAGTCCGCACGGAAGCGGAGTTCCTCAAGGCCGCCAAGCGTCTGGCCGAGGACCTGGGGCTGAAGGGCCTCCTGGTCACCCGCTCGGAGAAGGGGATGGCCCTCATCTCTCCCGAGACGGGGCACAGGGATCCCTGGATCATCCCCACCGAGGCGCGGGAGGTTTTCGATGTGAGTGGAGCCGGCGATACGGTCATCGCCGCCTTCAGTGCCGCGGTGGCCTCCGGTGCCGACTGGAAGGAGGCCGCCATGTTGGCCAACGCCGCTGCCGGTGTGGTGGTGGCCAAGGTGGGCACGGCCACGGCCACACCTACGGAGATCCTGGAGCACTACCGGGAACAGGAGGCCCAGTAG
- a CDS encoding zinc-ribbon domain-containing protein, translating to MLESLRCPSCSTHYGLRPERVQTGIRRAKCFRCSHVFGIEDVVARLLPPTPEPVPAPLIEEVPGLAAGDLAGLDLSEDLFESPVPGATSLDDSLCIGDLEDSGEELERTLVDFVPPPPDPGAEPHYASARDAINRLLGDAPPPTSTRAFPGARSSSPMDVEATLEALETTLGGVLQEELAPEPTLSPDSDTLSTVRMTMEDMEAALQPPQEATDASRQTLSVPITELIPPTSTLPLPEPVPVTVPVPQDPNLLKLRIGEDLYESLSTDQIATWVEQGRVLENHLVARQFSDNWIEASKVPALRPVFERIRRLRSILPEEIPAAPAPESSKRSLFGGLFGRN from the coding sequence GTGCTCGAGTCCCTTCGATGCCCCAGCTGTTCCACCCACTATGGTCTCCGACCCGAGCGGGTGCAGACCGGAATCCGGCGGGCCAAGTGCTTCAGGTGCAGCCATGTATTCGGGATCGAGGATGTGGTGGCCCGCCTCCTCCCCCCGACCCCCGAGCCGGTCCCGGCTCCCCTCATTGAGGAGGTCCCGGGGCTCGCGGCAGGGGACCTGGCAGGACTGGACCTGAGTGAGGACCTCTTCGAAAGCCCTGTCCCAGGGGCAACTTCGCTGGATGATTCCCTCTGCATCGGGGACCTCGAGGACTCCGGGGAGGAGTTGGAGAGGACCCTGGTGGACTTTGTCCCTCCCCCCCCTGACCCAGGGGCCGAGCCCCACTACGCCTCCGCCAGGGACGCCATCAACCGGCTCCTGGGCGACGCCCCCCCTCCGACCAGCACACGCGCCTTCCCCGGTGCCCGCAGCAGCAGCCCCATGGATGTCGAAGCGACACTCGAGGCCCTGGAAACCACCCTCGGCGGCGTCCTCCAGGAAGAGCTCGCTCCGGAGCCCACGCTCTCCCCCGACTCCGACACCCTGTCCACGGTCCGCATGACCATGGAGGACATGGAAGCGGCCCTCCAGCCTCCCCAGGAGGCCACCGACGCCTCCCGGCAGACGCTATCCGTGCCCATCACAGAGCTGATCCCCCCGACCAGCACGCTGCCTCTCCCCGAGCCTGTTCCCGTCACGGTTCCGGTACCCCAGGACCCCAACCTCCTGAAGCTCAGGATCGGTGAGGACCTCTACGAGAGCCTGAGCACGGACCAGATCGCTACCTGGGTCGAGCAAGGCCGGGTGCTGGAGAACCACCTGGTCGCCCGCCAGTTCAGCGACAACTGGATCGAAGCCAGCAAGGTCCCGGCGCTGCGCCCGGTCTTCGAGCGCATCCGGCGACTCAGGAGCATCCTCCCGGAGGAGATTCCCGCGGCCCCGGCCCCCGAATCCTCCAAGCGGAGCCTCTTCGGCGGCCTCTTCGGGAGGAACTGA
- the tmk gene encoding dTMP kinase produces the protein MSGLFITIEGVEGAGKSTQIELLLRRLVSLGVPAMASKEPGGTPLGRELRTLLLTPHISGEKWCPESELLLFYADRAQHLSTVIRPALEAGRTILVDRFEDSTRAYQGAQGIPEATMDKLGEFVLGRLRPHMTLILDMDPAISLERVRARNLAAGGSFSETRFDNETLEFHTRVRKRFLAIAQREPHRVALVNADHPAEDVHQSIWAHLTPLLRSSGFPVE, from the coding sequence TTGTCTGGGCTGTTCATTACCATCGAGGGCGTGGAAGGGGCTGGGAAGTCTACCCAGATCGAGCTGCTCCTCCGCCGGTTGGTCTCGCTGGGGGTGCCGGCCATGGCCTCCAAAGAGCCCGGGGGCACCCCTCTGGGACGCGAGCTGCGGACCCTCCTTCTCACCCCTCATATCTCCGGCGAGAAGTGGTGCCCCGAGTCCGAGCTTCTTCTCTTCTATGCTGATCGTGCTCAGCACCTCAGCACGGTGATCCGACCGGCCCTGGAGGCGGGGCGCACCATCCTGGTGGATCGCTTCGAGGACTCCACCCGAGCCTACCAGGGAGCTCAGGGGATACCCGAGGCCACCATGGACAAGTTGGGCGAGTTCGTCCTCGGGCGCCTCCGTCCCCACATGACCCTGATCCTTGACATGGACCCGGCCATCTCCCTGGAGCGGGTCCGCGCCCGCAACCTGGCGGCGGGCGGAAGCTTTTCCGAGACCCGCTTCGACAACGAGACTCTGGAGTTCCACACCCGGGTCCGCAAGCGCTTCCTGGCCATTGCGCAGCGGGAGCCCCACCGGGTGGCTCTGGTGAATGCCGACCATCCCGCCGAGGATGTCCACCAGTCCATCTGGGCCCATCTGACCCCCCTGCTCCGCTCCTCGGGCTTCCCGGTGGAGTAG
- a CDS encoding GGDEF domain-containing protein: MPTIRILEMHPTPRLAELRTALASWGFTLLEGNGGDTLLLAGDRPDPRFIPPQEGDILWWVQEGSPEEVSDVLSRRPGWVLRQASPLESVREALDHLRNRDLGSEGWLRQMLHLATLDELLRPILARAIRLSDAAAGAIWVRDEDTFYQRVGEGFPEAPIPLDEGAALVQAGQAWLICPGEQVALLRLRGPKGDAAQYLAFLKDVEELLVTTWQLERSRALSFRDDLTVAHNRRCLEAELPQAIRDAAARREPVSLLFLDVDNLKAINSRYGHPTGSRVLTTVAREAQGMIRTQDRLYRYGGDEFCILMPGTFAQGATKLGERLIQRLTRPLGDEVPISISIGIAAYPDHADGADHLLERADRALFQAKDAGKGRVVVAQ; encoded by the coding sequence GTGCCCACGATCCGCATCCTCGAGATGCATCCCACCCCGCGACTCGCCGAGCTCCGGACCGCCCTGGCCTCCTGGGGCTTCACCCTCCTCGAGGGCAACGGCGGAGACACCCTTCTCCTGGCCGGGGACCGCCCCGATCCACGCTTCATCCCACCCCAGGAGGGGGACATCCTCTGGTGGGTTCAGGAGGGCAGCCCTGAGGAAGTGAGCGACGTCCTCTCGCGCCGCCCCGGCTGGGTCCTCCGCCAGGCCAGCCCCCTGGAGTCCGTGAGGGAGGCTCTGGACCACCTCCGCAACCGGGATCTGGGCAGCGAGGGCTGGCTGCGCCAGATGCTGCACCTGGCGACCCTGGACGAGCTCCTGCGCCCCATCCTCGCCAGGGCCATCCGTTTATCGGACGCTGCTGCGGGAGCCATCTGGGTCAGAGACGAGGACACCTTCTACCAGCGCGTGGGTGAAGGCTTCCCCGAGGCCCCCATCCCCCTCGATGAAGGGGCGGCCCTGGTCCAGGCCGGCCAGGCTTGGCTCATCTGCCCGGGCGAGCAGGTGGCCCTTCTCCGCCTCCGGGGACCCAAGGGCGATGCTGCTCAGTACCTCGCCTTCCTCAAGGATGTGGAGGAGCTTCTGGTCACCACCTGGCAGCTTGAGCGGAGCCGGGCCCTCTCCTTCAGGGACGACCTCACCGTGGCCCACAACCGCCGATGCCTCGAAGCCGAGCTGCCCCAGGCCATCCGCGACGCCGCCGCCCGTCGGGAGCCGGTGTCGCTGCTCTTCCTCGATGTGGACAACCTCAAGGCCATCAACAGCCGTTACGGCCACCCCACCGGGAGCCGGGTGCTCACCACCGTGGCCCGGGAGGCCCAGGGCATGATCCGCACCCAGGATCGCCTCTACCGCTACGGCGGGGATGAATTCTGCATCCTCATGCCGGGCACCTTCGCCCAGGGTGCCACCAAGCTCGGCGAGCGGCTCATCCAGCGCCTGACCCGTCCCCTCGGGGACGAGGTCCCCATCAGCATCAGCATCGGCATCGCCGCCTACCCGGACCACGCAGACGGTGCGGACCATCTCCTGGAGCGGGCTGACCGGGCCCTCTTCCAGGCCAAGGACGCCGGGAAGGGGAGGGTGGTGGTGGCCCAGTAG